A stretch of DNA from Mauremys mutica isolate MM-2020 ecotype Southern chromosome 25, ASM2049712v1, whole genome shotgun sequence:
cttagagcattcagcatcctctgcccctccgtgcgcttctcacagcgagtccgcccaggggggtcctggggaagccagagggtcctgcacccccacttcgcagtcagacgtgactctcagccagccagtaacacagaggtttattcgatgacaggaacagggtctaaaacagagcttgtgggtacagacaacaggactccTCAGcagggtccattctggggggcagcaAGCCAGACAcccccatctgccctcactccccatccccagccagctccaaactgactccccctccagcccctcctcctctgggctttgtccctttcctgggccaggaggtcacctgattcctttgttctccaacacctttagctatcacctggcaggggggaagggccccggccattagttgccaggagacagagtgtcggccatttatgtgcactggccctttgctctgcagcaattaCACCCCCGTATCCCACCACCTAGcaacttaagaaatgcataggggaaactgaggcacccacacagtattcagaggaaacattaagaacagtcccacttcatcataCTGCCCAAGGAGGGTCAGGGCCCAGTTTGCCCCCTCTTACACAGAGTGCTTCATCCacagatcccaaagtgctttatggGGGGGAGGTCAGTATCCTTACggcagtggtccccagactgtGGGGTGCACCTTcctagggaggtggggggcatagtagggttgccaggtgcagggccatccctagccatttgggtaccctacgcagccccccagcctggtggGAACAgcggccaatgggatctgtgggggcaggggcagcgcacagagcctcctggccacgcctccacctaggagccagaggggggacatgacggccacttcctgggagccgcctgaggtcagCACCACCCACAGCCcgcacctcccacaccccaacctcctcccacaacccaaccccctgccccagccccgagcctcctcccgcacccaaactccgtcctggagcctgcacccagcactccctcccaccccctgccccagccctgcgctcctccagcaccccaagcccctcatccctggccccactcccacGCCCAGGGTccctaccccctcctgcaccccaaccccctgttccagcctggagccccttcccacactctgaacccctcggccccaccccgagcctggagctccctcctgcaccccaaacccatcatccccagccccactcagcttcTGGAGACGCTTCCCACCCTCCCTGAGTGCAGGGACTTGCTGTCGCAGAAGGAGCTTGACGGGGGCTAGCAGACATCGCTGTGGCTTGTTCAGGTGATCgcactgagccccccacccctggttcTTCTTCATTTTTGACCGATCACCAGTGACTCCAGCTCCCCGCTGGACACCACAGAGACAGGCAGCTCGCTGGTGATCCGGGACACGCGCTGCCCACAGGCTGTTTGTGCAGGACGGGATGGGGAGCGAACACCATCAGCTCGGCCTCGCTGTCGTGGGCAGGTGCCAGGCTGGCGGCTGCTCTTCCTGAGCGCCACCTGGCCTGGGCTGCCTTGAGAAGAGACCCCCTCCTTGATTGTGAGGCTCCTGCATTGGTCTGGGGAGTGGATTAATGTGCCCTTGCTGGCTTCTCTCTGGTGCAGGGAGGCCTGGAGGGAGTCTGGCTTTTGCTAGAGGTTTTGCTCTTCTTCTTTTTGGACTCTTTGGAAGTTCCGAGATGGGGCCTGGAATTTCCCTTAGTCCTTAATTGGAAGGGCAGGTGATTGTGAACAAGGAGTGTTTTTCACGCAGCGTCTCTGTTCGGTGCAGTGAAAGGGTTGGGCAGGTTCCCTTTGAGGATGAGCGATCGCTTTGTGAGAAGTGTCCACCCACAGGTGAcagggtggttttgttttttatcattttccCGTGTGAGTTCATTCCAGAGCGTCCTgcttgtctggtttcacccacgtaGTTGTCAtcggggcatttagtgcactggatgaggtacgtCACATGTGTGATAGGCATGAGTAGGATcatgagaggggtgtgtgtgagcgGGGACGAGGGCTGATCATTGTAGCTGTGGAGATATGGCTGCAGGTTTGGCCTCTGTTGTTCTGGCCAggtctggtgccgctttgaggtttgtggggagtttgcttctgatgatgagcttgaagAGATTGGGGAGAAATAGGTGATGTTAAAATTGCTTCTCATCTCAAAACGTGTCACATCTTTGgtatctgaaatgtcatggtccTGCCAGTTCTCCAGTTGCCTATAGGGTCTTCCGGAgcagacaagacctgaatttctaacgGGTGAGGGGAAGAGAGTTTAAACGAAATTCCCGGCCTTCTTTGTACATTGTAAAGGAGCAGGGACGGGCGCGGGGCTCTGCCGGTGCCGTGCAGTGAGCGGAGCACGTGCTAAGCAATGGCACGCTGTTCGCCCGCCCAGGGGCACTGTGCTCCCCGTGGCTGGCTGGCCTGTTCTGCACGGCTCCTCGCAGATTTCCCATGAGGGTCCCGCTCACACACCTTACCCTGGAAAGGGCCGAGGCTGGGTTCCAGGTGACACCCCGGTCATAGCAGGTAGCCCCACAGGCCACTCTGGGCAACCGgtcccagctggcaggggcctTGGAGCCTGACGTGCCTGCCTAGGGGACGAGGGAAGGGGTCAGGCTGTTCTCGGGGAGTTCTGCTCCCCACAAAAGCTGATTCTCTGCTGCCCGGCACTGGCTGCCATCACTCCCCTGTGCAGTGTGGGTGTGAGGCGCTGCTGGATTGGAGTGGGTCACTTTGCAGGCggtggctctgggtggcagggagcCAGGTTGTGTGTGTTCCTCTCGCAGGGGTCCCCTCTCAGAAGGGGTGGCGGCATGACAGCCAGCCCCCCAGTGTATGTATTTCACATCATGGCTCCTCGCCACCTGCCAAGCTGCAGAGGGTGGATGAAAGAGCCCCACATACCTGGGACCCCGGCCTCCTGGGTGGGGATGGGCAGGAGATGGCAGAGCCCATATCCCTCCATGTTCTGTCTGTTGGGCCCAGCCTTCCTGTCCTGTTCCAGTAAcatcctccttccttccccttggGTTTCAGGCAGTCCGAGCCACCAGCCGGAAGCTCTCTGCTTCCCCACTGTCCGTCCAGCCTcagcctgccctgggctgggccgCGGTACGACAGGGAGCACGGTCCAGACTAGCTGGTGGAAGCCCAGCAGGTCAGGACGGGGGAGTGGGGCACACTGACAGGACTTTCCCCCTCGCAGGGGCAGAGCTGTCTGGAGTCGCGAGGGGAGAACTGGTGCCCAGTCTGACCTGCCGGCGCCTACGGGCTCAGCGCCCCCCGCCAGGAGTGGTTAGGATGTCCCAAGGAGAAGGTAAGGTGCTGAATGTCTGGGCTGACACCTTTCAGTCCAGTGGGGTGCTTCCCTCCCACCCTGTCCTCTGCCACTGCCTGGGGCAGCCACCACCGCTGCCACTGGGGAAACGAACGTACAAACCCTTCAGGCAGCTGTGCCGCCTTTGACAAGGGGAGGTCGTTAGCTGTTTGCCCAATGGGCAGGCAAAGCCAGACCCAgctctgggggctctgccctgccgGGGGTGCTTGAGCCCAGCATTTAGAGTTTATTTTGCAAAGTGTAACAGGATTGGAACTAAATCAACTCTGGTTTGAATGTAACAAATCTGTGGGGGCCTGGGGATTCCGGAGCTGTCGCGATGGAGCACTCCATGGCCGTGCTGAGCCAGTGGGAACCAACGTCCCGGCCCGACTGAGCTaacagagaactgccccaatgaCGTCGGGTGTAGGGCCTGTGACGCCCAGTGAGCAGTgctggctccctgccctccctctccCATGGCACCGATAAGGTTACTTGTCTCCCTGCACCCATcttctcctgtccctggatcTCCCCTGTCTCCATGGTCACCCTCATCCTCTCACTCCCCTCCAGCTCCATCTCGCCCTGTTTCTCGTGTTGCCACAGTGCCTAGGGACCCgggttgtgctaggtgctgcacgtCACACAGACATGGTCCCAGCCTCCAAGTGCTCGTGACCCAGGATTAGCCCATGCCCAACACAAACCCAGCCTAGTCTCTGTTGGATGGAATAATTGGTCCCAGGGAGTCACAGGTGTTAACGTGACCACGTCCACACTGCACAACACCAAACAGTCAAACATGGGCTGGGCTTTGGTTTGAGTACAGAGACCTTGGTGGTACAGcgtcccatggcaaacacaccagcCACTTCCTGCCCATGTCTGGACGTGGTTGGTTAAGCTAAACGAGAGCGAGAGACAGAGAATAGAACAAATCCTAAAGCATTTGAAGTTGCAGTCGAATGGTTCTGCAAAACCAACGTAACCCAAACTCCTCTAAGTCCCGGATCCCCAGGATCTGTGCTGCTCTCCAGCTTTAAACCGTCCTTGAAGGAGCCTCTTCAGCGTGCCGGTCACCCAAGGGATCCTGCTCTTCCCTGAGGCCACACCTCCAAGGCTGAGCCTCTGCCCAGTGAGTGAGACAGCCTCCTGGTCACAGACATTTAGGGTCTTCAGGGACCAGAGCCCCTCGGCAAGTGTGTGCAGTGAGGCCCCGCAGCCTTTTCAGAACAGAGCCAGGTTTGTCCGTCAGCAGGACGCAGCGTCGGGACGTCCTGGGGTCAGCACAGAGCAGCAAAGGATCAGACGAGTCCGGGTGCTGCACCCAGCCAAGCTGCCTTGGGACCCCTTTGGCTCTGGCTCTCTGCCACGTCTCTCCCAAgaacccacccagccacccaacaCCTTTCGGTCCATTGTCCAGCCCCTGCACGCCCTTGCTGAGTTCCCATGCTCCACCTGCCGGAGAGTCCCCGGGAGAAGTGTCAATTTCTCAGTTGTTCGGGCTTCCGTGGTCTTTGTGGACCCTCCACTGATATGGGTCAGTTTCAGCCAGTCCTTTAACGACCCATTCATCCCACCCCAGACAGTTACCTGGCACCCCCCACATGTTTCCTGtgcagctttttaaccctttcacCACCACTGGGTAGCAaagtacagagggaaactgaggcacgcctaGGACTCATAGAAATATTACAGAACATTTCCACTTCGTCACACCCGGCTCCAGAGAGAGGATATTGGATAGAGCCTGTCATGCTTCCAGGGAAGGAAAGGGCTAGTTCTGCTGCTGAATTGTGAGTGGATCACTGTGATTGGTGGTTACTTTGTCTTGTCAAAAGCAGGAAAGCAAAGGGGGAGAAGAGAAACGTTGGGAAAACAGAAGTTTTCAGGGTCCGAAGCAGCATCCTCCCATCCGGCTGCTTCTGTCGGGCGCAGCTGGTCTCAGGACCCGGTGAAAAGCTGGGGGAGAGAGGACAAGAGAGGATAGTGGAGGACAGAAAGGGACGCCCGAGGGGAGGGCAAGCAGAGCAGGACTCCTGTGTATCAGTCTGGGATCCTCGCTAACGTGTCACTCAGCTGTTCATCGCCCGCACTgccctgtctctctccctgcaggtggGAGAAACAAGGAGGCTTTTGAATACCATGACGTTACAATAAACACCGTGGAGAAGGCTTCGGACCTCTACACCCAGCTCGAGAAACTGGGGGCGTAAGTCGATGGTGGGGTTCATCTGCAACAACTGGCCTCTGCAGTGCTGGGACAGTCTCGTCCCCAGAGATGCCCTGTGGCTCTGGCTTGCGCCGCAGAAATGTCTCGGGAAGGGACGCTCCCTGctctggttgtgtgtgtgtgtgtgtttatggcaGAGTGTAATGgagaggctgcagggctgggcgtcaggagacctgggttctcctCCCAGTCCTGTCCTTGACCCGCAGGgtaacctcaggcaagtcacttcccttctctgcctcactgttttccctgccaccccTTGGCCGTTCATGTTACAGTCTCTctgggcagaggcaggcttcactgtctgtgcagcacccggcacaaccaGGCCTCTGAGCACTAATACAGCTAGTCTGTAAAGCTGTGCAGGTGCTCAGAGGCCACGGTGATGGGCCGAGCTGGCTGGGGGACAGGAAGGTGTCGCTGTAAATGACCAGGCTTTTTCTGGCTGCATGGGAGAGCTGAAGCTCCTGGCCTCGGGCCCCGTTTCCCTGTATTTCCTTGGCTTGTCGTGACTGgctgcagggccgtccttaggcatgtGCAACACACGTTGCTGtttagggcacctgaaaatttggggcaccactgggaCCGGAGGCGACAACTTCTCATCTTGCCAGGGGGTGCTCGATGCCTctgctccaggccccgcccctactccatcccttcccccaaccccccaccccgcctcttccccgagcgcgCCCCCATCcccgttcctccccctccctcccggagcttgaCCGCCATGAATCAGCTGTTTACGGTGCTCCgggagcgctgggagggagggggaggagttggtaAGCGCGGGGCCGCCGGCACGAGaggcacggggggaggggagcagaggcggGGAGCTTGgtgctgtgggtgctccagcaggTAAGAGCCAGTCGGCACCCGCACACCCAGCACGCGCTGCAGCCTCCTTACTAGGCAGAAGGCAGGGGCCGTATTCACAGagcaggggcaccagtttaacaaCACTGCGTAGGGCCCCGTAAATCCTAcgggcggccctgcccagagccctggtTTAGCACCACCGCCAGAGAGGCACTGCGGCAGCACTTCCACAGCCAAAGAGTTTGGGTTTCAAGAGTCTGGGCTTCTGATGCAAATCGGCATTGCCCACTGAAAACAGATGCTTTTTGCGCAAACCAGGATGTgtggcaccttcctctgaagcctcaAGCCAGAGGTGGGATCCAGGCCTGCGTGGACCCGATGTCTGAGCCACGGCAGCACGTCCTCCCAAGAGCTGCATTAGTATCGCATTACCATAGCGCCGGCGTCCCCAGACATttcacctccccgccccccgcgctgtctctcttccccctcccccccgcccccggggctggagccgcagccgggctgggacccaggggccAAGGCCCACCCCGAAGCGCAGGGACTGAGGTCAGGGTGGGGACAGAGGTGGGGCCGGAAGCAGAACTGTGGCCAGGAACCGGGGCtacagctggggctgggctgggggcagagctgggtgacACTTCCTCTCCGCTCCccctgggggctggcccaggccccgctGCACCCCCTGAACATCACTCCACTCCCCCTCGGGGGGCGCACCCCACAGATGGGGGACCACTGCCATAGAGCCGAGGAGACCCCGTCCCGGCCCAGGCcccaaagacagtccctgccccacagagctgacaGTCGCTGTCTGCCAGCTGTTCTGTCCAGTTCCCCCTGGGGATCCCAGCTGTCCAGTTcaatcctgctgctgctgggacacaCCTAGGAGctggcctggagctccccagtcgCACGGCGAGCTGCGGCCCCAGCAGGCCAGGGTCCGGAAATGCAAGCTGCCTTGCTGGGCGGGAAGCAGGAGACAACCCCCCTTCTGGTCTCTCCCAGTGGGAAGTTCGGGATGGTTTACAAGCTGCAGGAGAAGGCCACTGGGAAGATCCGGGCAGGGAAATACTTCCGGACGCGGACACCCCGGGAGCGGGAGGCAGCCTGCAGGGAGGTGGAGCTGATGAACCTGCTGCATCACCCCAGGCTGGTGCAGTGCCTTGCAGCCTTCCAGAGCCGGGCGGAGCTGGTGATGGTGATGGAATAGTGAGTGGGGCAggtacagggggtggggggcgtgaGAGCGGGGGTCTGATTAGAGCAGCCTCAGCCGACTCGCTCGCTGCCAGGTGCACggcgtgggggtggaggaggcgaCGGGCACTGCTCTGTGCACAGGTGTTCCTGGCTGCACCTCGACGGGGATAGCGGATGTCCCACCTCTGCAGGCTccggccctgctgccctgggctccgTGAGTTCTGGGGCGCGTGTGCCCGGGGGGGACTCGCAGATGATCGATCGGAGTTGAATGGGAGGCTGAGCCTAGAAGTGGGCAGTGTCTGctgagcccccaaccccgctTTCTGGCATTAGGAGTTCAGGCGGCTGCAGCGTGGGTGGTGCGAATCCAGGCTCTAGCAGAACCCCTGGCCTCTTCCTGCCTGAGACCTTCACCATCCAGAAGGGATAGCAAGTTGTGGGATTTCCAGAGGGGCTGgtgcccagggctgcagcctccagcccctACGGGAAAGAGAGGGGTCGGGGTCGGGGAGGGCTGTTCACACAGGTTTCCGGATTTGACTTGGTTGGGTGTCttcgctccctgcccccaggacacTGTGTCCAAGGGGCTTCTCCGTGTACCTGGTAGTTGAGTTTAGTGCCTGAGCCGAGTCCCTGGGTAGCAGGGTCTGGGTGCAGGACAGAGCCGGCCCTCGGAGCGAATTCCTAGGAcaggctgcccctctgctcctggcagCGTCGCGGGCGGGGAGCTCTTTGAGAGGATTGTGGATGACGACTTCGAGCACACGGAGCCCACCAGCATTCAGTACATGAGGCAGATCCTGGAGGGGATCCAGTACGTCCATCGCCAGAGTATCGTCCACCTGGACCTCAAACCCGAGAACATCGTCTGCGTCAGCACGAGCAGCCACTGGGTCAAAATCATCGACTTTGGTCTGGCACGGAGACTGGGTGAGCGAGAGGGGCCCGGCTGCGGAGCCCTGTCCTGGGATCTCCCCTCTCGCTGTCCCAGAGCTAACGCCGCCTCCGTAGGGGGaggggccctgattcagcaaagcgctGCTGCACGTGCTTAACCTTAACTATGTTCCTGAGTCcgtccctattcagcaaagcgcGTGTTTCACGCCTCGCTGAACCCGGGCCGGCCGGCAGAGACTTCCCCCTGTGTCAGGAACAGGGGTGGGCAGAGGGGTCCCAGGAAATAACCAGCCTGACCCTTTGCCCAGAACTGCAACCAAACCTGCCACATTGGGGAGTCTCGGTTGGGCGTCCCCCTTGACACCcctggggcctggctctgggggcACTGAGCTCCTGCAGttgcagctgaagtcagtgggagctgccagtGCCCAGTGTCTTGgcaaattcccctcccccccattatgGCGAGGGCTCGCTCAATCCGCGCTGAGCCTCGGCTTGCTTCTGCGGCTGTGGCTTTGCCGTGCacctccctggctctgggtggaggCTGAAACCCCCACGGAGGCTGGTGTTGGGGCGTTTGGAGCCACGGGGACTTGCCTGCAATATTTCCTGCCCACTTCTGTAGAGCGAAGacacagggcagggcagtgggctGGCGCTCGGGGGACCGgggtctagtcccagctctgctgctggcacGTCACAGCCCCGCTCTGTGCTTCGTCTCCCTGTCTGTAACGTGAGGGTGGTGACATTGGCcttgcaggggagttgggggcttTGTTCCTGAAAGTCTGCAGAGCACCGgagacccacaggagcaaggtgcCAAGTAGATTCCCCACCTCGATTGCAAATTCAGCTCCAGCTCCATTTCAGTCACATGCCACCGGGGATGCAAAGAACTGGGCTCTGCCCGTGCACCTTGGCACTGGAGAGCGCCAAACCGGCTCCCAGCTCCTGCTGGGCTTAGGCGAGGGACAGTCCCTTGGGCGCAGGCTGCAGGCCCCAGCTCCCTGGGCACGGTCAGAGCCAACGCGCCTGACTCTGGTGTCAGGCTGGCCCGTCAGAGCTGTAGGAGCTGGAGTAGACCAGCGCTTTACCCCAGGTGACCCTGGGCCTGTTTCCCCTTCTGCCCTTTGTGGATTCaggctcctggggcagggcctgtctcccgCTGTGCAGCACCCTGCACAGGACTCCAATATCAGGTATGGCCTCTCGGTGCTGCTCCCTGCACCTGTGGGTAATTGCTGCTGCAGCGCATTGCAATGGGGAGGCCAGAGACGGACACGGGGAGGCTGGGCTGCCCCCTTGCCGTTGCTGGGGGGAGCACGGTCTGCAGGGACGGGGATGCTGGACTGCTCCTCTCTTGCCCCTTCAGATCCGAACAGCCCCGTGAAGGTGATGCACGGCACCGCGGAGTTCATGGCCCCGGAAGTGATCGCCTTTGAGCCGGTGGGATTCACCACGGACATGTGGAGCATCGGCGTGATCTGCTACATCCTGTACGTTGCTGCTCACGGGGAGCCTGTGGGGCGGAGGTCCCGGCTGAGCGAGTAACAGCCCCTTCTCTTGCTCCCCAGGCTGAGTGGGGACTCCCCCTTCCAGGGGGACAGTGACATGGAGACGCTGCACAACGTCACGGCTGCCCAGTGGGAGTTTGACGAGGAGACCTTCTCAGAGATCTCCCAGGAGGCCAAGGACTTCATCAGCCAGCTACTGCAGAAAGACAGCCGGTAGAGCAGCtgatgctggggggagggagaagcagtACTAC
This window harbors:
- the LOC123356354 gene encoding myosin light chain kinase, smooth muscle-like; this translates as MSQGEGGRNKEAFEYHDVTINTVEKASDLYTQLEKLGAGKFGMVYKLQEKATGKIRAGKYFRTRTPREREAACREVELMNLLHHPRLVQCLAAFQSRAELVMVMEYVAGGELFERIVDDDFEHTEPTSIQYMRQILEGIQYVHRQSIVHLDLKPENIVCVSTSSHWVKIIDFGLARRLDPNSPVKVMHGTAEFMAPEVIAFEPVGFTTDMWSIGVICYILLSGDSPFQGDSDMETLHNVTAAQWEFDEETFSEISQEAKDFISQLLQKDSRCRLPSDQALAHPWLRKTEQSDTKVLSKERMRRFLARQKWQKTGNAVVALRRMSRLAHKLDDPVTTPSAQEKGELGHTQEEDQIFPFLPQQIEQGPSLEPLKDQVAVEGSSTCLQWHIEGFPHPEVTWLWNDAPVQESPRLPINYEENGSCSLALARLSVEDTGHCVCSAGGEAECSARLMVQRGSNTQTPNAEEGPGTDQQ